Below is a window of Phaenicophaeus curvirostris isolate KB17595 chromosome 15, BPBGC_Pcur_1.0, whole genome shotgun sequence DNA.
ggtcgtttagcctggagaagaggaggctgaggggagacctcattgctctctacaactacctgaaaggttgtggagaggagggtgctggcctcttttcccaagtgacaggggacaggacaagagggaatggcctcaagctccaccaggggaggttcaggctgggcattaggaaaaaatatttcacggaaagggtcattgggcactggaacaggctgcccagggagggggttgattcaccttccctggaggtgtttaaggcactggtggacgaggtgctgaggggcatggtttagtgttgataggaatggttgaacttgatgatccggtgggtctcttccaacctggttattctatgattttatatatatatatatatatatatatgtgtatatatatatatacacacacacacacacttgtgGATTCAAGATTGTATAAAGTCCTTGCACAGAAAGGAGGATCCTGTTAAAGGGCTAGTAGACTGTAACTGGGGACAGGCATTAGTGTAAGTCCAAACAGGTGAAGGTATATAGAGTAGATTTAAGCCTGGGATAATTTTCCTGCTGAAGACAGATACCTCAGTTTATAGCTACACTGCTCAGATTTGACCCGTGAAAAGCTGCAatcttgactttttttcctttctttttcctttaactttTTGCCAGAACTAGGCTGTTGCTGGGATGACTTGGATCGCATTTCACTTACAAACACAGCAGACATGCAATTCTCCATCTGGGTCTCCTTCTTTGAGATTTACAATGAATTAATCTATGACTTGTTAGAACCAGCTTTACCTAGCCagaacagcaaaaggaagacaCTGCGGCTCTGTGAAGACCAGAGTGGCAACTCCTATGTGAAAGGTAGATTTACCTCAGATACTTTTACCAGCCTACTAGGGAGATCTGGGGACTGGGTGGGTGAGTGGCATAGCACTGATGTGTTGGGGAGCTCGATGTCCTCTATCATGGCTTCTTAGAGGTCTTGGATGTCTGCATTATGGGAACGTTGAGCTTATTATTGTCAAGGAAATGCAACGGTGGAACTGGGGCTGAGAATTAAGTTTTCTGCCAGTCTTCTAACTGGCTTGCCGGATGTATGCCTGGCTTTTCCAGATTTGAATTGGATCAATGTCCAGGAAGCTGATGAAGCCTGGAAGCTCCTGAAACTGGGTCGTAAAAACCAGAGTTTTGCGAGCACCCACAAGAACCAGAACTCCAGTCGCAGGTCTGAAGGGAGTTGAGGGGTTGTTTAGGCAGACATATGATTCTGAGGAGCTTCTCAAGGTTGTTTCCCTTCTAAAATATCTGCATGCTTCTTTACAGTCACAGTGTCTTCTCCATTCGGATTTTGCGCCTGAAAAGAGATGGCAGTGAAACTGATTCAAAAATCAGCGAGTAAGTTTCATACTCTCTAGGATTTAGGGGTGTTCTCTGTGGACTCAAGTTTCCTGTCTTTTGTTGTGGTTCTGGGGCTTGGGAAGTATCTTGAGAAAGGTCTTGTTGAAAGTACTTGGAAGCAGTAAACGTTCCCAATCTTAAGTCTTGGAACTGACAAAGGAGTTTGAGGAGTACTGCAAGGTACAGCTTGAGGTGGTCCTCAGGCTTTCTGAATGAAGGTAAATGAGTCACCCTGCTCTTGCAGCAGGGCTGATCTGAGTCTTGCTGCTGCATGTTCCTGGGATGTAGTTATCTGGAAATTGTTTGTCTCAGTACCTGGGAAGTGGCTGTCCTGAGGACTGGAAAAGGATCTTTGAACTTGACACTGCAAAGCTCATGTAGGGGTTACACAAGATAACACCAGGCCTTCCTCCTGTCCAGCCCATACACCCCAAAAGCCCTTTCTGTGTCCCTATATGGAAGCTGGAAGGCAGGCAGGGTAGATGATTGCAAGGTGTCTTAATTGTAAACCTGGCTAGAAGAGGTTAAACCTAGTAGGTCATATGAgtattgctgtttttttttttccttcagattaTCCCTGTGTGACCTTGCTGGGTCAGAGCGCTGCAAAGACCAGAAAAGTGGGGATCGAATGAAAGAAGCAAACAACATCAATACCTCCCTCCACACGCTGGGTCGCTGCATTGCTGCCCTCCGCCAGAACCAGCAGTCCAAGTGAATATCCAGAACTCCATAGGGACCATGTAGGGAGGCTGTTTTGCTTTCCCAAGAGCTCACTCTTGTCTTTTCCCCATAGATTGAAGCAGACAGTGGTTCCTTTCCGGGACAGCAAGCTAACCCGTGTGTTCCAGGGTTTCTTCACTGGACGTGGGCGTTCTTGCATGATTGTCAACATTAATCAATGTGCCTCTACATATGATGATACTCTTTATGTAGCCAAGTTCTCAGCCATTGCCAGCCAGGTAAGTAGCACACACCAGGATCATGGCAAACTTGGGATATATTCTGCTTCTGTGGGAATGGGCCCTGTCCTGTTACAAGGCAGGTGAAATGTTTGCAAGCCTTTCTTATGCTTCTCCAGTGGATTACTACCTTTATAGTTATCTAGATTCTGCTAAACTGAAAGGGTTGACAGGTTGTAGAGAAGTACCATGTTTAAAGACTGTACAGCTTCCAGGATTTGTGGACTAGTAATGACTGCCTTTTACCTTTCAGCTTGTTCAGCTGCCTCTTACAAGTCTGAGGCTTCCATCCATCAAATCAATTGTCAAAGAGCACAAAAGGAGAACCAGCCAGGGTGTAGGGGCAGTGACAAAGGAAGAAGTGGAATCAGAAGATGACAGTGAGGACGAAGCAGATGTCACCATGTATGCGAAGGAGGTGGGTTGTGATTTTACTTCATAGCCTTTATAGAAAGAGGGGCAAGAACACTTAACTTTGGCCTGGAAGGTGTGGCTGGAGCTCAGCActatacaaagatgacagaacCTCAGAAGGATATACAGGGCCCAGGAAATTGGGAATCCATGAAGTAAATGTTCTGCAGTTCATATAAACAGGAAGCACATGCTTGATTTGGAAACATTGTCATCTGTGGAACAGGAACAGTAACAGCTTGGGTGCAGACCCATGATCCCTACTCTGCAAGGGAAATCTAGATGTTAGAAAACATGCAACTTGGATGGCTATATTGAGGAAAAATCATCAAACTTCCTCGATACTCAAAGTGGGCAGCTGGAATAGTTGAAAGATCAAGATGGAACTTGTATACTTAGAGACTTCTGGTAATGTGTCAAAGTACCAAATGTAGGTGCAGCCCTGAGCAGTGCAGTAGGGGAAGTGGCTCTGGAAGCAGCTCCATATGGAGCGCAGTGTTGTTTAAGCCATCTTATGGGAGGGGAATTATAAAAGCAAGCCTGGTAATAACCTCTCTTTCCAAGTGACTAGAATAATCTTAAACCTAGATCACCCCAGCCTATGGATACGGGATCATCTAGTCTCGCCTAGGTCTTAATTCTGCGGTGTGGTTGGGCAATGGAGTTTGTGTCCTTGCAGGACTTGTTGCGCATACTGGAAGCTGCACGAGAACTGTTGGCACAAGAGCGACGGGAAAAGCTGCTTCTAGAAACACGCCTCCGTGCAGAGATCTGCGatgagatgatggagatgatgcaACAGAAGGAGCAATTGTACAGGTACAGCTTACGCTGATCTCTTGCTACTGTGGCTCACCCTGAACAAAGAACTGCCAGACCCTGACTTGTAGTTGTTTGCCGTTTGCAGGGAATGTTTGGATACTCAGCGGGACCAGCTGGAGGAACTGTATGAGGGTAAACTGGATATCCTGAAGGAAGCACTGACTGACTATTACAAGGAGAAGATCCAGGTTTGTTCAGGGCAATGAAATGACATCAGGAGAGTAGCAGTATTGGGAGGACTTGTACTTGAATCCAGGAAGGCAACTTACacaaactaaaaagaaagatttttttttttttgtggtattgATAGATCGATCCACAATTTTTGCTTCTTGTTATTGTTTTATGTAATTCATTCAGCTTTTTTCTAATTATCAGCCCTTAACCTCAAAGCTAGTGTGCAATCATTCTGACTCCTCTGTTTGAACAACATAACTCTCTCCCTCCTTACACTTTTCACTGGTGGCTTACTCTGCACTCTTCAGATTAACACAAGTTGAGAGTTTCTCTTCTTACTCTTAGTTGTGATGATGGGTATGGCCTTGTCTATTTTTCATGCTATGGCATCTGAGTCACCCCTTGGACTTGCTACAGAACTCTCTGAAGATGCCAACTCTTAAAAGTAATCCCTTTTCTTTAGAGACTGTAAAAAAAGTGATTTGGGCTCCTAGGAAGTAGGTTCACTGTTTTCACTTAACAGACATTAAAGGCTGGGTCCAATATATGAAGTGTGTGATTGAAAGTAGTCTGGAAGACGGACATAAAGTTTTGGAAAAGCTGTGTTAGGGAAACCTTGTTGAATATTTGAACAAACTTGCTTTCTCAGGAGCGTGATGAGAAGATTGAGGAGCTCcaagctgctctgcaggagGCAAACCAAAAATCAGAGAGCCTGGATACTAAGCAAAAAGACTCTGGGCAAGTCTTACGTCGATCAAAGCGAGTGGCTAGCTTATCTGCTTCGCAACAGGAGCAGCGGGTAGATTCTAAAGCCAAACTGGAACAATGTCAAATGGAGCCAAATACCGTAACAGCAGGTAAGGCAGTGATGCTGTACTGATTCTCTACTCTGCCTGAGCAATCTTGGTAGAGGGTTATTTTTTCCAGCAGGGTACATTAGATTCAGACGCTCTGAAATCACCATTGAGTTGTAAATGATGGGAATAATGTGCTGGATTGTCAAGGTTTCACTTCATTATTATATGAAAGTGGACTTCAGGGCAGTATCATCTTCCTGTCCACATTTTAAAGTCCCTTTGTGCAACTGAAAGGGAGAAGCCTGGAATGTTTGTGCATGTCTGCATAAACTCAAAGCTTTTCTCAGCTTGCCTGTAGCAACTTGTCTCAAGGGAAGTCCTGacttcagaaaaactgaaagctTATGAATACACTGTTGCTCCCTACTCTTTTGTCTGTTCCCAGAGTTGCACAAGCACCAAAAAGTACAGGAGGCCGCTTCCCCTGCCAAACTTATTACTGTGGATGTAGACAGAAATCTGGAGGATGCACAGAAAGTAAGTCTGTTTGTGTTCCATGAAGGAATATTTGCATGACAAGGTGTCTGCCAGTTTAAACAGCTGCTGGAGATGTTGTTGccatgtttttaaatgtttcatgaAATGAGTCTGAAAACAAACCTTTAGTAGAGATAGGGGAGGTGTTGGTATCTGTGATCCTGGTGTGTCTAACTTGGAGGGGATCCTCTCTCAGTACTGCATCTCTGAATTACCCTGGAGTGGCTTTGTTGGCAGAGCAATGTCTAAGCTGGCTGTTTTGTAAAATCCTTCTTTTGTAGAGTATCAGATTGCTGCGTTCAGAATGTCAAAAACTTGGGGAGTCTCTTCAGTCTGCAGAGAAACTTCAGGAAGTTCTCTCTATGTGTGACGACATTCTGGCCAAACAGGTAATGTGTCTGAGTTGTGGGTTGCACGTGGGGGTTTAGCCAATGCCCTTTGCCTTAATTAGAATAACTTAGGTTCTTGCAGCTGCAAATAGAAATGACAGTAGAAGCTTTTATGCATGGCCTTCCTTAGCACATCAGTTAGTAGTGGATTTTGGCAAAGGT
It encodes the following:
- the KIF20A gene encoding kinesin-like protein KIF20A, yielding MAEALFCDDDVAASTVLESTAAGFGADPCKNLLPEFSAISPILEGAQQAVTKDNNGKLKVYLRVRPLKSTELEQGEDQGCVCIENSETLLLKAPKDSFTMQSTERGVGQAAHRFSFTKIFGPDVGQKLFFEETMKEVVKDVLNGQNWLVYTYGITNSGKTHTVQGSNKDVGILPRSLAAIFNSVGDRLYESMDLKPSLSNEVIWLDSRQVQQEQTKKQTLLQGGLWEEELLTPLKRSRGAESQLQATTSGSFDSGVAGLSSSSQLTNRSDIKQTEELGCCWDDLDRISLTNTADMQFSIWVSFFEIYNELIYDLLEPALPSQNSKRKTLRLCEDQSGNSYVKDLNWINVQEADEAWKLLKLGRKNQSFASTHKNQNSSRSHSVFSIRILRLKRDGSETDSKISELSLCDLAGSERCKDQKSGDRMKEANNINTSLHTLGRCIAALRQNQQSKLKQTVVPFRDSKLTRVFQGFFTGRGRSCMIVNINQCASTYDDTLYVAKFSAIASQLVQLPLTSLRLPSIKSIVKEHKRRTSQGVGAVTKEEVESEDDSEDEADVTMYAKEDLLRILEAARELLAQERREKLLLETRLRAEICDEMMEMMQQKEQLYRECLDTQRDQLEELYEGKLDILKEALTDYYKEKIQERDEKIEELQAALQEANQKSESLDTKQKDSGQVLRRSKRVASLSASQQEQRVDSKAKLEQCQMEPNTVTAELHKHQKVQEAASPAKLITVDVDRNLEDAQKSIRLLRSECQKLGESLQSAEKLQEVLSMCDDILAKQDQLRAKLQNMTVVKPDLLKKGACTPAKTPSISSLKKRFCANRENVQPNQPPGKRPFLYNLSRSAPRPVAARGWQYRSVVP